One stretch of Chryseobacterium sp. LJ668 DNA includes these proteins:
- a CDS encoding pyridoxal phosphate-dependent aminotransferase → MFTNKDINFEALKRKAYNGRWATLEEGIIPLTAADPDFRMSHEIEKGIIDYIKDGYLSYGPFSGLPEFKKSVAKHFNTEKNGNFTPENVLAVNSAAMGMFMVAKYVLNPGDEAIIFDPVDFLFKKTVDAVGGVLKLCPVDSKTGDIDFETLISLIGPKTKLISICNPHNPVGRVYSKEVLKKISEIAAAHDLWVMSDEIWSDIIYDNIEFNTYSSVSEEAKNKSFTVFGFSKSYGIAGLRIGAVLCNDQELLDDFTEKSQFNSTIEGVSTLSQIAASVGIEKGKPWFNDFLAHLQQNRDLAFNMLSNSGILTPNSPEATFVIFPKIENGMSSDDFAQHVLKQGKVAVVPGSERWFGKGAEGHIRICFSTSQELLTEGLNRIIKSF, encoded by the coding sequence ATGTTTACAAATAAAGATATCAATTTCGAAGCCCTGAAAAGAAAAGCCTACAACGGCAGATGGGCAACGCTGGAAGAAGGAATTATTCCGTTAACGGCTGCAGATCCAGATTTCAGAATGTCACATGAGATCGAAAAGGGAATTATCGACTATATAAAAGACGGTTATTTGAGCTACGGCCCTTTTTCCGGGCTTCCGGAATTTAAAAAAAGTGTTGCGAAACATTTTAATACAGAAAAAAACGGAAACTTTACACCTGAGAATGTTCTAGCTGTTAACAGTGCTGCAATGGGGATGTTTATGGTTGCAAAATATGTATTAAATCCCGGTGATGAAGCCATCATTTTTGATCCTGTAGATTTTCTTTTCAAAAAAACTGTCGATGCCGTAGGTGGGGTTTTGAAATTATGTCCTGTTGATTCTAAAACCGGCGATATTGATTTTGAGACGCTGATTTCTCTAATTGGTCCAAAAACTAAACTGATCAGTATCTGCAACCCTCACAATCCGGTTGGAAGAGTGTATTCAAAGGAAGTTTTAAAAAAGATTTCCGAAATTGCCGCTGCACATGATTTATGGGTGATGAGTGACGAAATCTGGAGTGACATTATTTACGATAATATTGAATTTAACACATATTCTTCTGTTTCTGAAGAAGCAAAAAATAAAAGCTTTACCGTTTTTGGTTTCTCGAAATCTTATGGTATTGCAGGTTTAAGAATCGGAGCGGTTTTGTGCAATGATCAGGAACTTCTGGATGATTTTACAGAAAAATCTCAATTCAATTCTACCATTGAAGGGGTTTCTACACTATCACAAATTGCGGCAAGCGTAGGTATCGAAAAAGGAAAGCCGTGGTTTAATGATTTTCTGGCGCACCTCCAGCAAAACAGAGATCTTGCGTTTAATATGCTGAGCAATTCCGGTATTTTGACACCGAACTCTCCAGAAGCCACGTTTGTGATTTTTCCTAAAATAGAAAACGGAATGTCTAGTGATGATTTCGCACAACATGTTTTAAAACAAGGTAAAGTTGCTGTAGTTCCCGGGTCTGAACGATGGTTCGGAAAAGGCGCAGAAGGACATATCAGAATTTGTTTTTCCACTTCACAGGAACTCTTGACTGAAGGTCTAAACAGAATCATTAAAAGTTTTTAA
- a CDS encoding DUF502 domain-containing protein yields MKKLTFENITNFFLKNFFQGLLIIGPIGLTIFVIWYVISSIDNIIPSIAKHIPGLVFISTLFFTALLGYLGNKFVVGRFFVDAIDLVLERTPGIKHIYSPTKDVMSSFVGDKKKFNDPVWVKTNETPEIWRIGFLTQKEMADVDKHNFVAVYLPHSYAISGWVIVTEEKNIKPVLGMTAATAMKFAVSGGVAGFHSDDNVFKAPE; encoded by the coding sequence TTGAAAAAACTGACTTTTGAAAATATCACCAATTTTTTCCTGAAAAATTTCTTTCAGGGACTATTAATTATCGGGCCAATCGGGTTGACGATCTTTGTGATATGGTACGTGATTTCTTCAATTGATAATATCATCCCATCCATCGCAAAGCACATTCCTGGGTTAGTTTTTATCTCAACTTTGTTTTTCACAGCTCTTTTAGGCTATCTCGGAAACAAATTTGTAGTCGGCAGATTTTTCGTGGATGCCATTGACCTGGTTTTAGAAAGAACGCCGGGTATAAAGCATATTTATTCGCCAACAAAAGACGTAATGTCGTCATTTGTGGGTGATAAGAAAAAATTCAATGATCCTGTATGGGTAAAAACTAATGAAACTCCGGAAATATGGAGAATTGGCTTTCTTACTCAAAAAGAAATGGCTGATGTTGATAAACACAATTTTGTAGCAGTATATCTTCCGCATTCGTATGCTATTTCGGGCTGGGTTATTGTAACTGAAGAAAAAAACATAAAGCCTGTCTTAGGAATGACAGCTGCTACAGCAATGAAATTTGCGGTAAGCGGCGGTGTGGCAGGTTTTCATTCTGATGACAACGTATTTAAGGCTCCGGAGTAA
- the rplU gene encoding 50S ribosomal protein L21 — protein MFAIVEIAGLQYKVEQDQKLFVNRLKGDKGGKVSFDKILLTVNGAITVGAPAVSGITVEAEILDHVKADKVIIFKKKRRKGYEVKNGHRQSLTQIKITGITGFEGKKEEKPAKKTTKKADAESAE, from the coding sequence ATGTTTGCAATTGTAGAAATAGCAGGGCTTCAATATAAAGTTGAGCAAGACCAGAAGTTGTTTGTGAACCGTTTGAAAGGAGACAAAGGAGGAAAAGTATCTTTTGATAAAATTCTTCTTACTGTAAACGGAGCAATCACTGTAGGCGCCCCAGCTGTAAGCGGTATCACTGTAGAGGCAGAGATCTTAGACCACGTAAAAGCTGATAAAGTAATCATCTTCAAAAAGAAAAGAAGAAAAGGTTATGAAGTGAAAAACGGTCACAGACAATCTTTAACTCAAATCAAAATTACTGGTATTACAGGTTTTGAAGGTAAGAAAGAAGAAAAACCTGCGAAAAAAACAACTAAAAAAGCTGACGCTGAAAGCGCAGAATAA
- the rpmA gene encoding 50S ribosomal protein L27: protein MAHKKGVGSSKNGRESHSKRLGVKIFGGQEAIAGNIIIRQRGTQHHPGNNVGMGKDHTLHALVDGKVVFRKKANNRSYVSIEPNA, encoded by the coding sequence ATGGCACACAAGAAAGGAGTTGGTAGTTCCAAAAACGGTAGAGAATCTCATTCTAAAAGATTAGGTGTAAAGATTTTCGGTGGACAAGAAGCTATTGCTGGTAACATCATTATCAGACAAAGAGGCACTCAACATCACCCAGGTAACAATGTGGGTATGGGTAAAGATCACACTTTGCACGCACTTGTTGACGGTAAAGTAGTTTTCAGAAAGAAAGCAAACAACAGATCTTACGTATCTATTGAACCAAACGCATAA
- the miaE gene encoding tRNA-(ms[2]io[6]A)-hydroxylase, translating into MFKLKLPTDPRWANIAEDNIQEILTDHAWCEQKAATNAIGLITMLPERPDIVTELLAIAQEELEHFGQVLEIIKKRDYTFGRTRKDDYVNELVNFIQKGGHRDTLIVDKMLFAAMIEARSCERFKVLTENIKDEELKTFYKELMISEANHYTTFIGFARELGDPEKVNKRWEEWLEYEAKIIKSYGNKETIHG; encoded by the coding sequence ATGTTTAAGTTGAAACTTCCTACTGACCCAAGGTGGGCAAACATTGCAGAAGACAACATTCAGGAAATTTTAACTGATCACGCCTGGTGCGAGCAAAAAGCCGCCACTAACGCGATCGGACTTATTACTATGCTTCCGGAGCGTCCCGATATCGTTACAGAGCTTTTGGCAATTGCTCAGGAAGAGCTTGAACATTTTGGTCAGGTGCTTGAGATCATCAAAAAACGCGATTACACTTTTGGCCGTACCAGAAAAGACGATTATGTCAACGAATTGGTCAATTTTATCCAAAAAGGAGGCCACAGAGACACTTTAATTGTTGATAAAATGCTTTTTGCCGCGATGATTGAAGCGAGAAGCTGTGAGAGGTTTAAAGTTTTAACAGAAAACATCAAAGACGAAGAGCTAAAAACATTTTATAAAGAACTCATGATTTCTGAAGCCAATCATTATACAACTTTTATTGGCTTTGCAAGAGAATTGGGTGATCCCGAAAAAGTAAATAAACGTTGGGAAGAATGGCTAGAATATGAGGCCAAAATCATAAAATCTTACGGAAATAAAGAAACCATACACGGCTAA
- a CDS encoding FAD-dependent monooxygenase codes for MSTVAIIGAGVSGLSMANYLEKNNVDYHIYERRTKDDLKGHGFILPKEGIEYLSQIINIDELYTKGSFLKKYVHYGHKGDVISEKDLDNVFVISRSTLIEVLSKNIPLQKISYENTLALSGFSDGKATMQFEDYSSLQADIVIASDGSRSRIRRQIFQDEVMKAVLENEVVNIIENEELANQIEHNFLKFHHEDGGLTFGVLKLSSTKILWYCQFDISKFFINEDYTPDCIRQFMMDNFGNWNPLVSSIINQSSYENAHIWRVYELEKLNDFYYKNIAFIGDAAHPLIPFTSQGVTSALKDSYILTNLILEENNINTAFKKYEEERKPEIETHIKNGRILLNQFLLPLDQQPKDTLPISYK; via the coding sequence ATGAGCACAGTTGCAATTATAGGAGCCGGAGTTTCGGGTTTAAGCATGGCAAATTATTTAGAAAAAAATAATGTCGATTACCATATTTATGAACGTAGAACCAAGGATGATTTAAAAGGTCACGGCTTTATTCTCCCAAAAGAGGGCATAGAGTATCTTTCACAGATCATCAATATTGATGAGCTTTACACGAAAGGAAGCTTTTTAAAAAAGTATGTGCATTATGGTCATAAAGGAGATGTGATTTCAGAAAAAGATCTGGATAACGTTTTCGTGATTTCCAGAAGTACATTGATTGAAGTTTTGAGTAAAAATATTCCGCTTCAAAAGATTTCTTACGAAAACACCCTTGCTCTTTCGGGGTTTTCTGACGGTAAAGCGACTATGCAGTTTGAAGATTATTCATCTTTGCAGGCAGATATCGTAATTGCCTCGGATGGTTCACGAAGCAGGATCAGAAGACAAATCTTTCAGGACGAAGTGATGAAAGCTGTTCTTGAAAATGAAGTGGTCAATATAATTGAAAATGAAGAACTTGCCAATCAAATCGAGCACAATTTTCTTAAATTTCATCATGAAGACGGTGGTTTAACATTCGGCGTATTAAAGCTTTCTTCCACAAAAATTCTTTGGTACTGCCAGTTTGATATTTCTAAATTTTTCATTAATGAAGATTACACTCCGGATTGCATCAGACAATTTATGATGGATAATTTTGGAAACTGGAACCCGTTGGTTTCTTCTATAATTAACCAGTCAAGCTACGAAAACGCTCATATCTGGAGAGTGTATGAGCTGGAAAAGCTGAATGATTTTTATTACAAAAATATAGCGTTTATTGGTGATGCAGCGCATCCTCTGATTCCTTTTACCAGCCAGGGCGTTACCTCTGCTCTTAAGGATTCTTATATTCTGACAAATCTGATTTTGGAAGAAAATAATATCAACACGGCGTTCAAAAAATATGAGGAAGAAAGAAAACCTGAAATAGAAACTCATATAAAAAACGGAAGAATATTACTCAATCAGTTTCTTTTACCTTTAGATCAACAGCCAAAAGACACCTTACCAATCTCTTACAAATAA
- a CDS encoding acyltransferase family protein, with product MNRDLYIDFAKGLATLSIIFIHTAFWSGQFYIIPEIRVFSLVFDVALFYALSGITSGNNLEKTLYRLLKLQITYMIFVTLLFFLDYFFKIFGLAFFSLEWLQSFYSTFGSKYAATSISSVPQWQNLGNWYLHEYSNADTFPVVMGSFWYLKVYFILTVFGVLILKFFPKHVNWFIGICIALTLIFNIFPEIYPTGQVGYVAFYMTVFLVGNRLRDKKIPTKMIPVLYGLVAAALFWMFWHYGNEIFFKINKQKFPPQTPYIIWTLFSLTTLFVLYNRLKITKENFVTHIGKNAIFFYFGQGLSSSLVYFLVVPMKELMPWWVLMILIYTINIVLAFFIATGLKKFDAFGWKILEFLRKKTAQ from the coding sequence ATGAACAGAGATCTCTACATTGATTTTGCGAAAGGTTTAGCCACACTTTCCATTATTTTTATTCACACGGCATTTTGGTCCGGCCAGTTTTATATAATTCCTGAAATCCGGGTATTTTCGTTGGTTTTTGATGTCGCACTTTTCTATGCTTTGAGTGGAATTACTTCTGGCAACAATCTAGAAAAAACTCTGTATCGATTATTAAAACTGCAGATTACGTACATGATTTTTGTAACCCTTCTGTTCTTTTTAGATTATTTCTTCAAAATTTTCGGGCTTGCTTTTTTCTCACTCGAGTGGCTGCAAAGCTTCTACTCCACTTTCGGTTCAAAATATGCTGCGACAAGCATTTCATCAGTCCCGCAATGGCAGAATTTGGGAAATTGGTATCTTCACGAGTATTCAAACGCAGATACATTTCCTGTTGTGATGGGAAGTTTCTGGTATCTCAAAGTTTATTTTATCCTGACGGTTTTTGGAGTTTTAATCTTAAAATTCTTTCCGAAACACGTCAATTGGTTTATCGGAATCTGTATTGCCTTAACTTTAATATTTAATATTTTCCCGGAAATATATCCTACAGGACAGGTAGGTTATGTTGCATTTTACATGACGGTTTTCTTAGTTGGTAACAGATTGAGAGACAAAAAAATACCTACAAAGATGATTCCGGTACTTTACGGATTGGTCGCAGCTGCATTATTTTGGATGTTCTGGCATTATGGAAATGAGATATTTTTCAAAATCAATAAACAGAAATTCCCACCGCAGACTCCGTATATTATCTGGACTTTGTTTTCATTAACCACTCTATTTGTTTTGTACAACAGGCTAAAAATTACGAAAGAAAATTTCGTCACCCATATCGGTAAAAACGCGATCTTCTTTTATTTCGGACAGGGACTCAGCTCCTCTCTGGTTTATTTTCTGGTAGTTCCGATGAAAGAATTGATGCCTTGGTGGGTTTTAATGATTTTAATTTATACTATCAACATTGTTTTAGCCTTCTTTATCGCAACAGGCCTAAAGAAATTTGATGCTTTTGGCTGGAAAATTTTAGAATTTCTGCGTAAAAAAACCGCTCAATAA
- a CDS encoding PQQ-dependent sugar dehydrogenase, with protein MNKILIPILLVSATMIVSCQGKGKPSKPSASVEKANTDYKPAFEGQTRIATIKTETPYKVDILNASLGKPWGIINLPDGRFLITEKSGFINVVSADGKQVSKIEGFPKVDAKGQGGMLDVALDPDFKTNNMIFFVFSEPFGDGNLTSVAKGKLSDDLKSISDVKVIFRATPSYDGDKHYGSRLQFDKDGSLFVSTGERSDKETRVYAQKTDNYLGKILKITKDGKPAPGNPFIGKDGYKPEIFAYGIRSPQGLAMDEKGQLWDIEMGPRGGDEINLIQPGKNYGWGDVTYGIEYSGEKINNGTTQKAGTEQPVYYWDPVVSPSGVTFYTGNIEEWKNNLFIACLSGQHINRIVMKNNKVVGEERLLLDQKERFRDVLNGMDGNLYGITDSGKLYRISKK; from the coding sequence ATGAACAAAATTCTCATACCCATTTTATTGGTCTCAGCTACCATGATTGTCTCATGTCAGGGAAAAGGAAAGCCCAGCAAGCCATCCGCAAGTGTAGAAAAAGCAAATACGGACTACAAACCCGCATTTGAAGGACAAACCCGGATTGCAACCATAAAAACTGAAACTCCATATAAAGTTGACATTTTAAATGCATCTCTCGGAAAACCGTGGGGAATCATCAATTTGCCGGATGGAAGATTTTTAATTACAGAAAAATCAGGATTTATTAACGTCGTTTCAGCCGACGGAAAGCAGGTTTCTAAAATTGAAGGCTTTCCTAAAGTTGATGCTAAAGGTCAGGGCGGAATGTTGGATGTTGCATTAGATCCTGATTTTAAAACAAATAATATGATCTTTTTTGTTTTTTCTGAACCTTTCGGAGATGGAAATTTAACTTCAGTTGCAAAAGGAAAACTATCCGATGATTTGAAAAGTATTTCTGACGTAAAAGTGATTTTCCGTGCGACACCTTCTTATGATGGCGACAAACATTATGGCAGCCGTTTGCAATTTGACAAAGACGGAAGTCTGTTTGTAAGTACCGGAGAAAGATCTGATAAAGAAACCCGAGTGTATGCTCAGAAAACCGATAATTATCTGGGAAAGATTTTAAAGATTACCAAAGACGGAAAACCGGCGCCCGGAAACCCTTTTATTGGAAAAGACGGATATAAGCCTGAAATTTTCGCATACGGAATCCGAAGTCCTCAAGGCTTGGCAATGGACGAAAAAGGTCAGCTTTGGGATATCGAAATGGGACCGAGAGGCGGGGACGAAATCAATTTGATCCAGCCCGGAAAAAATTACGGTTGGGGTGATGTAACGTATGGAATCGAGTATTCAGGTGAAAAAATCAACAATGGAACCACACAAAAAGCTGGAACCGAACAGCCAGTATATTATTGGGATCCCGTAGTTTCACCGAGTGGGGTTACTTTCTACACCGGAAACATTGAAGAGTGGAAAAATAATTTATTCATTGCATGCCTCAGCGGTCAGCACATCAACAGAATTGTAATGAAAAATAATAAAGTGGTAGGAGAAGAACGATTACTTCTCGACCAGAAAGAAAGATTTCGTGACGTTTTGAACGGAATGGATGGAAATCTCTACGGAATTACCGATAGCGGAAAACTCTATAGAATTTCAAAAAAATAA
- a CDS encoding DUF5686 family protein: MSTNQLKYSFLYISLFITSLFHAQNTANGKIVDAKNNKEIIAVEIFINDSNVPVLTTKSGSFIIQSDSIIYKLKFQKKNYAPESIEITPEKSSNLIIKLSSEKVSSIEEVVIHNEKTKFKNKKENPAYRIMQEVWKRKRNNGLDKFDTYTYKEYEKIQFDANNLDSAFMHRKIFNKLDFIFDYADSTARGKMALPIFLNESIYTNFGQNKPGKKTKKLLIAQKTSGFQDNQVIAITAKNLYRDINIYDNTLNYFDIGFPSPVGTDGFSTYDYNLVDTISVRGEQAYKIRYLPRRTEVLAFQGYLYIDTDSYAVLGATLKSTNKINVNFINSISTELEYDNPDDETFLPKKFITEIEMTPFSKKKTAKGLVAKRTVDFSEYDFNKPLDDSVFTRKEEEYDPKFVDKDDAYWVKARPDSLSKTEQGVYEMLDKLQQTPKFTRIVKLYETLASQHYNITKGIDIGPIFSIYGKNEVEGDRIRLGARTYFGQNDPWRIQFYNAYGFKDHQFKYGVEGRYMFNRVNRFMVGAGTKRDITQLGVQLTTEDGIMSRSFASSTVFARGENASLSSVNQTSIFTSIEPWKNFQVRIDGTLQSIKSANPSAFSLMYYRNGDLRKTTNDSHVTISLIARPGAKFSQTGVDRYEHGTLAPTIVLKYTRGIEGLFNADFNYNKLQFMFYKPILLGSWGKTLLNFEAGKNFDTVPLALQNVIPGNQSYGLVANTFAQLNYYEFVADTYSTLHVEHHFNGKILSFIPLIKKLKLREVAFIRGAYGSLSDASKNINVENLKYSAPDEQIYYEYGFGIENIGFGNIRIFRVDFNWRGNYLDRPDASKFGIKAGFQFNF, translated from the coding sequence ATGTCAACCAATCAACTTAAATACAGTTTTTTATATATTTCTCTTTTTATCACCAGTCTTTTTCATGCTCAAAATACAGCAAACGGAAAGATTGTAGATGCAAAAAATAATAAAGAAATCATCGCAGTTGAGATCTTTATCAACGACAGTAATGTTCCGGTTCTCACTACCAAGTCAGGAAGTTTTATCATACAGTCTGACAGCATCATTTACAAACTTAAATTTCAGAAAAAAAACTATGCTCCCGAAAGTATAGAAATTACTCCTGAAAAAAGTAGCAATCTTATCATCAAGCTATCTTCTGAAAAGGTAAGCAGCATAGAAGAAGTCGTTATTCACAACGAAAAAACAAAATTCAAAAACAAAAAAGAAAATCCGGCATACCGAATTATGCAGGAAGTCTGGAAACGTAAAAGAAACAATGGACTTGATAAATTTGATACGTACACCTATAAAGAGTACGAAAAGATTCAGTTTGATGCCAATAATCTCGACAGTGCTTTTATGCATCGAAAAATATTTAACAAACTAGATTTCATCTTTGATTATGCCGATTCTACTGCAAGAGGAAAAATGGCGCTTCCTATTTTTTTAAATGAATCTATCTATACCAATTTCGGACAAAATAAGCCCGGCAAGAAAACTAAAAAGCTTCTCATAGCACAAAAAACATCCGGGTTTCAAGATAATCAGGTGATTGCCATTACAGCGAAAAACCTTTATCGTGATATTAATATTTATGATAATACTTTAAATTATTTCGATATCGGATTTCCTAGTCCGGTGGGGACTGATGGTTTTAGCACATACGACTATAATTTGGTTGATACGATCTCTGTACGGGGCGAACAGGCATACAAAATACGGTATCTGCCAAGAAGAACTGAAGTGTTGGCTTTTCAGGGATATCTTTATATTGATACTGATTCTTATGCAGTTTTAGGGGCAACTTTAAAATCTACTAATAAAATTAATGTCAACTTTATCAATTCTATATCTACTGAACTGGAATATGATAATCCTGACGATGAAACTTTTTTGCCTAAAAAATTTATTACAGAAATCGAAATGACTCCGTTTTCAAAAAAGAAAACAGCAAAAGGTCTGGTTGCCAAACGGACCGTTGATTTTTCTGAATATGACTTTAATAAACCTCTTGATGACTCAGTTTTCACTAGAAAAGAAGAAGAATACGACCCCAAATTTGTAGATAAAGATGATGCCTATTGGGTAAAAGCACGACCAGATTCACTTTCAAAAACAGAACAGGGTGTGTATGAAATGCTCGATAAGCTACAACAAACCCCAAAATTTACACGTATTGTAAAACTCTACGAAACCCTTGCCTCACAACATTATAACATTACAAAAGGCATTGACATTGGTCCTATCTTTTCGATTTATGGAAAGAATGAAGTAGAAGGCGATAGAATAAGATTGGGTGCAAGAACGTATTTCGGACAGAACGATCCGTGGAGAATTCAATTTTACAATGCTTATGGTTTTAAAGATCACCAATTCAAATACGGCGTTGAAGGACGATATATGTTCAATAGGGTCAATCGCTTTATGGTAGGAGCAGGAACCAAGAGAGACATTACCCAGTTAGGTGTACAGTTGACAACCGAAGATGGTATTATGTCCCGTTCATTTGCTTCCTCGACCGTTTTTGCAAGAGGAGAAAACGCTTCTCTAAGTTCTGTGAATCAGACGAGCATTTTTACTTCTATTGAGCCCTGGAAAAACTTTCAGGTAAGAATTGACGGAACCTTGCAAAGCATTAAATCTGCCAATCCATCAGCCTTCAGTTTGATGTATTATCGAAACGGCGATTTGAGAAAAACGACCAATGATTCTCATGTAACCATCAGTTTAATTGCAAGACCTGGAGCAAAATTCTCACAAACCGGAGTTGACCGATACGAACATGGAACGTTAGCGCCAACGATTGTTTTAAAATATACTAGAGGTATTGAAGGTTTGTTTAATGCAGATTTTAATTATAATAAATTGCAGTTTATGTTTTATAAGCCTATTCTTCTGGGAAGCTGGGGTAAAACATTGCTTAATTTTGAAGCCGGGAAAAACTTTGATACTGTTCCATTGGCATTACAAAACGTGATACCAGGAAACCAGTCATATGGATTGGTTGCAAATACTTTTGCACAGCTCAATTATTATGAATTTGTGGCTGACACCTATTCTACGCTTCACGTAGAGCATCACTTTAATGGTAAAATACTTTCTTTCATCCCTCTTATTAAGAAGTTAAAATTGAGAGAGGTTGCATTCATAAGAGGTGCTTACGGATCTTTAAGTGATGCATCAAAAAACATCAATGTAGAAAATCTGAAATATTCTGCACCCGATGAGCAGATTTACTATGAATACGGATTTGGTATTGAGAATATCGGTTTCGGAAATATCCGAATTTTCCGTGTAGATTTTAACTGGCGAGGAAATTATTTAGACAGACCGGATGCTTCGAAATTTGGAATTAAAGCGGGTTTCCAGTTTAATTTTTAA
- a CDS encoding DsbA family protein, with translation MNNNPLLNCDAEKGVCEILETPGAESSSNQLEQTNTDKISIIYYTDPICSSCWGIEPQLRKLKLEYGEAIDIDYRMGGLLPSWDIYNSGGISKPSDVAGHWEEVSPHYRMPIDGGVWMEDPLNSSYPPSIAVKAAQMQDKKKAVVFMRIIREMVFLDKLNITNTEHLEKAAEAARLDVTQWKEDYESAAQIEFKKDLDLGRQLGVRGFPTLIFVKDNEMTDILYGFKPYEDFEKRLKKINPEVQKKEYSKEWQNLFAAYPTLTTQEFAVLADISFEKAQEFLLNLSDESKISRKKIKNGDLWLTKTSN, from the coding sequence ATGAATAATAATCCTCTCCTTAATTGCGATGCCGAAAAAGGTGTGTGCGAAATTTTAGAAACACCTGGTGCAGAATCTTCTTCTAATCAATTGGAACAGACAAATACAGATAAAATAAGCATCATTTATTATACGGATCCTATCTGCTCATCTTGCTGGGGAATAGAACCTCAGCTGAGAAAGCTGAAACTAGAATACGGAGAAGCTATTGACATAGATTATCGTATGGGCGGGTTATTGCCATCATGGGACATTTACAATTCCGGAGGAATCAGTAAACCGAGTGATGTTGCCGGTCACTGGGAAGAAGTAAGCCCTCACTACAGAATGCCTATCGACGGCGGTGTCTGGATGGAAGACCCGCTTAACTCTTCATATCCTCCTTCTATAGCAGTCAAAGCAGCACAAATGCAGGATAAAAAGAAAGCTGTTGTGTTTATGAGAATCATAAGGGAAATGGTATTTCTTGATAAATTAAATATTACCAACACAGAACATTTAGAAAAAGCAGCTGAAGCAGCTAGATTGGACGTAACTCAATGGAAAGAAGATTATGAATCAGCTGCTCAGATTGAGTTTAAAAAAGACCTTGATCTGGGCAGACAGCTAGGCGTAAGAGGTTTCCCCACTTTAATTTTTGTAAAAGACAACGAAATGACCGATATTTTGTACGGTTTCAAGCCTTATGAGGATTTTGAAAAAAGACTGAAGAAAATCAATCCTGAAGTTCAGAAAAAAGAATACTCGAAAGAATGGCAAAATTTATTCGCCGCTTATCCTACATTGACGACTCAGGAATTTGCAGTTTTAGCCGATATTTCTTTTGAAAAAGCCCAGGAATTTTTACTGAACCTCTCTGATGAATCAAAAATCTCTCGTAAAAAAATTAAGAATGGAGATCTTTGGCTAACTAAAACAAGCAATTAA